AGATCCTTGCCTTTTTTATACTGCCAGGCATACATAATACCGTAAAATGCTCCTCCCAGATGGGCAATATGACCGCCCGGATTCCCGTCAACGGGAATAAATATCAAATCTGTGAGAATAAAAAACAGGGCAATGTATTTGATGCGCACCGGCCCTATAAAAATCAGATAAAACGTATAATCAGGCACCAGAAAAGAAATGGTTATGGCAACGGCCATGACGGCAGCTGAAGCTCCCAATGCCCATGAAGCGCCGGAGAAAGGAACAAGCGCCGGAATGAAAGCATAGGCCAGAACAAACAGAAAGGCCCCCGCCAAACCACCCAGCAAATAAACATTCAGCAGCTTCTTCTGGTCAAGGTACATGAGAAACACCCTCCCAAACCAATAGAACCAGAGCAAATTGAAAAGAATATGCAGAAAATCAAAATGAAGGAACATGTACGAGATCAGGGTCCAGGGACGGAAAAGCAAGGTGGCCGGATTGGCCGGAAGCATGAGGTACTCCATCACATCGTGGTCAAAGCTCTGCCGGATGGCAGGCCCGCCAAGCAAATTCCCGCTGAAAAGGGCATATAACGTATACGTCAGCCGTATAACAATAAAAACTCCCAGGTTGATGTAAATAATCCTGGTCAGTGAACTGCCCCTGCGGAACGATTCTTTAATTTCCTCCCATATCTTCATACCTCAAAAAAAAGTTTTTCTGTCAGCTTTCCAGATTTTGATCAGAACAAACCCAAAAATCATGCCGCCCAGATGGGCAAAATGGGCTACCTGACTCCCCGGTTGCGTAATTCCCAGATACAATTCCAGCACACCATACAAAATAACAAAATACTTTGCCTTCATTGGTATCGGAGGGAAAAGCAACATAAGCTGGGTATTGGGAAACAGCATCCCGAAAGCAAGCAGAACGCCGAAAATTGCCCCCGAGGCACCAACCGTAGGAATGTCCATCCGGAAGGTCAGCAGATCATTGAAAAAAGAACGCGCTCTTTCCAGGTACACCGGATTCGACGGATCGGCCGACCAGTAAGTAATCAGCTTGTCATATACCTGCGTATAGTAAGCAGGAAATTGCCGCTGAATCAGATCGGCAAAACCGGCCGGCGTGGGATTACCTGCCATGAAACGGTCCATGCCGTTCACCATCGCCTGAATCTGAAAATGATTCACCAGCAGGTGAAGCGAGGCTGCTCCCAGCCCTGTAATCATGTAGTAAATGAAAAAACGCTTCCCTCCCCATACCTGCTCAAGAACCGGCCCGAACATCCAGAGCGCAAACATATTGAAAAAAATATGCGCCAGCCCTCCGTGCATAAACATATGCGTTACCAGCTGAAGCGGTTTGAAATACGCCGATTTCCAATAGTGAAGGCCCAGAAGATTGATCAGAAAATCCGGGTTATGGTAGAGCATCCCTGCCCCCCAATTCGCAATGAACAGTACAACATTGATCAGGATCAGGTTCTTAACTACAGGGGTAATATTCCTCATTCTTTTTCAATAAAATAAAGTGCGAAAATACTCATCTTAATAACTCCCCGCAATATGAATTGGTTCAGCGGAATTTTTTTTCTATTTCATCCATTGTTATGATGGTCAGTATGGCCCGGCCATCGAACGAAAAACTCGGGTTGGAACAGGCAAACAGTTGGTCTGTCATCAGGTTCATCTCTTCCTGCGTGAGCATCTTGCCGTAAGGAATGGCGGTCGCCCTGGCCAGGCTTTCTGCAATTTTTTCCCTTCCCATCCGGCCGGGATCTCCTTCCTCTTCCCGCACTGTATGAATAAACAATCGGATCATCTCTTCCGGATCACTCCCTTTCCATTCCGGCGGACAGCCATACAGCACAACCGAACCGTTGCCAAAATCCCTCAGGTCAACCCCGGTTGACTGCAAATCCTGCAGCAGGGGCAGGAGAAACTGGTATTCATCTGTTGTCAGGGCTATCTGGCGCGGGAACAATTCCTGCTGGGAAGCCGCCTGCCGGCTTTTCAGTCCCTCCAGGTACCGCTCGTACAAAATCCTTTCGTGTGCCTTCTTCTGGTCAATGACCATCAGGCCCGACCTCACAGGGGTAACAATATACTTTCCCTTCACCTGAATAAACTTCCCGGGAATCTGTTCAGCCCTGCTTTCCTGCTGAAAGAGCCCGGGCTCGCCTTCTTTCTCTTCCGGTGCCTTTTCGAAACCGGAGTAAACCTTTTCCCAGTTGAGCAGTTCTGAGGTATGAAGCGAAGAAGCATACCTTGCAGTTCTCCTGCGCTCCGATTCCTTTTCAAAGGGATTGTATTCAGGGTCTATTTGTATTTCAGGTGTTCGTATTTCCGTATTTTTCTGCAGTACCGGAATTTCAATACCGGCATCAGCTTCAAAATCGAGTGAAGGGATGATGTTGAATTTGCCCAGCCCCTCCCGCACACTGGCATGAAGTATCTGCCAGATGGCCTGTTCATCTTCAAATTTCACCTCCGTCTTGGTAGGATGAATATTCACATCAATGCTTTCAGGAGGCACTGTGAGAAAGATAAAATACGAGGGGACCGTACCCGAGGGCAAAATCTTTTCATACGCCTGCGCCACCGCCTTATGAAGATAACCATGGCGGATAAACCGGCGATTCACAAAAAAATACTGGTCACCGTACGTTTTTTTTGCCAGCTGTGGTTTCCCGATATACCCTCCTATGGAAACAAGACTGGTTTCCGATTTAATCTCTACCAGATTCTGCAATGCCTGTCTGCCCATCAGCCGCACAATGCGCTGCAGAAGCCCTGAGGAAGGAAGGTTGTATAGCTCGGCATTGTTATGCATCAACACAAACGAAATATCATGAAAAGGAATCGCCACCCTGAAAAATTCCTGCAAAATATATTTTTGTTCCGTGGTGTCTGACTTGAGAAATTTCCTGCGTGCCGGCGTATTGAAAAACAGGTTTTTTACCTGAAACTGCGTGCCGGGATTGCATGCAACCGGTTCCTGACCCAGAAACTTTGATCCCGAAATACGAACCTCCGTTCCTGTTTCGGAATCTCTGGTACGCGTGCGCAATATAACTTCCGCCACAGCCGCAATGGAGGCCAGGGCTTCGCCACGGAATCCCATGGTACGGATGGAAAACAAATCAGAAGCTTCCCTGATCTTGGATGTGGCATGCCGCTCAAAAGCCATCCGGGCATCCGTTTCCGACATGCCGCATCCGTCATCGGTTACCTGGATCAGCGTTCGCCCGGCATCCTTTACCACCAGCGAAATGTTCTTCCCCCCGGCATCAATTGCATTCTCGAGCAGCTCCTTTACCACCGAAGCCGGACGCTGAATAACCTCTCCTGCAGCAATCTGATTGGCAACCGAATCAGGCAACAAACGAATGATATCAGGCATAGAAAATTGCTTTCTACCGGTACACCAGAATATAAATCAGAAACAACAAAATGATAAGAATCGCCAGCAGCCTTAAACCGGAATTCAGATCATGCTTGCGTCTGATATCCCTGGCATCCCTCAGAAACCCCCTGCGCAAGGTTGTATAATGCTCCTCAGGATGTTTCTCTTTCTCAGCCGCAATCTCTGCCTCAATCTGCCTGATCCGTTCTTCCCTTGCCTCCTTCTGCGGATCATAATACCTCGGCGTATAATCAAACTGCCGGGGTTTCCTGGTCTGAAAAAATGAAAAAAAACTCATGACGTACTGATTTTTTTACAAAGGTATCCATTCCTGAACAATTTCCCTTGTTCATTTATCCCGGATTGCACATCAGGAGTGCAAGCGAACTAAAAAAATCTTTCTGATCCGGTTCTTCCTTTTTTTCATCGCAATGTGTTGTATTTCTTTGTGTTATATTTTTAAAGCATTGCCGGCACAAAAAAAAATTTCACCATGCTGTGCGAGATTTTCCCTTTTCGGGTATAAATCATAAAAAGACCGATGATGGATCGGGCTGGAATTTTTACTTTCGTTGCTGAATTCCAAACAAAAAAAGTATGGATCATTCACAGCTGACATTACAGCCCCTCATCAGAAAGTCTCTTGAAGAGGCCCGCCAGGTGATCGACCGGTTCATAGCAGACGAAAAAAACCTGCACCATATTGAACAGGCGGGGAAAATTATGGCGGAAGCCATCACCGCAGGCCATAAAATTATTTCCTGCGGTAACGGAGGTTCCATGTGCGATGCCATGCACTTTGCCGAAGAACTGAGCGGTCGTTTCCGCGATGACCGCCGTGCGGTGGCGGCTATTTCCATCTCCGACCCTTCGCATATAACCTGTGCCGCCAACGATTACGGGTTCGAAAGCATCTTTTCCCGCTATGTCGAAGCCATCGGACAAAAAGGCGATGTACTGCTGGCAATCAGCACCAGCGGCCGCTCAGGCAATGTGATCAAAGCGGCAGAAATCGCCCGCGAAAAGGAGATGAAAGTGGTGGCCCTGACCGGCAAAACCGGAGGAGAACTTGCCGGCATTGCCGATGTCGAAATCCGCGTCGATCACAAAGGCTATTCCGACAGAATTCAGGAAGTCCATATCAAGGTTATCCACATCCTGATTGAGATTATCGAAAAGCATCTGTGATCTATGCTGGTAAAAACATTTGCTGCTGCAGTACAGGGAATACAGGCCATTACCGTCACTATTGAAGTCACTACTGCCCAGGGAGCAAAGTATTTTCTGGTCGGACTGCCCGATAACGCCGTCAAGGAAAGCCAGCAGCGCATTGAATCAGCTCTGAAATCCGCCGGGTTTAAAATGCCCCAGCGAAGGCTGGTTATCAACATGGCTCCTGCTGATATCCGCAAAGAGGGCTCAGCTTACGACCTGCCCATTGCTATCGCCATCCTGGCCGCCGAAGAACACATCAAACCCGATAAAATTGGCCGGTACATGATGATGGGAGAACTTTCCCTCGACGGAAACATCCAACCCATAAAAGGAGTGCTGCCCATGGCGCTGAGGGCTAAAGAAGACGGATTCAGAGGGTGCATCCTGCCCCGGGCCAATGCCCGCGAAGCAGCAGTGGTCAACGGCCTTGAAATTTACGGAGTGGAACACATCAGTGATGTGATCTCCTTCA
This window of the Bacteroidales bacterium genome carries:
- the lpcA gene encoding D-sedoheptulose 7-phosphate isomerase, which encodes MDHSQLTLQPLIRKSLEEARQVIDRFIADEKNLHHIEQAGKIMAEAITAGHKIISCGNGGSMCDAMHFAEELSGRFRDDRRAVAAISISDPSHITCAANDYGFESIFSRYVEAIGQKGDVLLAISTSGRSGNVIKAAEIAREKEMKVVALTGKTGGELAGIADVEIRVDHKGYSDRIQEVHIKVIHILIEIIEKHL
- the mutL gene encoding DNA mismatch repair endonuclease MutL — translated: MPDIIRLLPDSVANQIAAGEVIQRPASVVKELLENAIDAGGKNISLVVKDAGRTLIQVTDDGCGMSETDARMAFERHATSKIREASDLFSIRTMGFRGEALASIAAVAEVILRTRTRDSETGTEVRISGSKFLGQEPVACNPGTQFQVKNLFFNTPARRKFLKSDTTEQKYILQEFFRVAIPFHDISFVLMHNNAELYNLPSSGLLQRIVRLMGRQALQNLVEIKSETSLVSIGGYIGKPQLAKKTYGDQYFFVNRRFIRHGYLHKAVAQAYEKILPSGTVPSYFIFLTVPPESIDVNIHPTKTEVKFEDEQAIWQILHASVREGLGKFNIIPSLDFEADAGIEIPVLQKNTEIRTPEIQIDPEYNPFEKESERRRTARYASSLHTSELLNWEKVYSGFEKAPEEKEGEPGLFQQESRAEQIPGKFIQVKGKYIVTPVRSGLMVIDQKKAHERILYERYLEGLKSRQAASQQELFPRQIALTTDEYQFLLPLLQDLQSTGVDLRDFGNGSVVLYGCPPEWKGSDPEEMIRLFIHTVREEEGDPGRMGREKIAESLARATAIPYGKMLTQEEMNLMTDQLFACSNPSFSFDGRAILTIITMDEIEKKFR
- a CDS encoding rhomboid family intramembrane serine protease produces the protein MKIWEEIKESFRRGSSLTRIIYINLGVFIVIRLTYTLYALFSGNLLGGPAIRQSFDHDVMEYLMLPANPATLLFRPWTLISYMFLHFDFLHILFNLLWFYWFGRVFLMYLDQKKLLNVYLLGGLAGAFLFVLAYAFIPALVPFSGASWALGASAAVMAVAITISFLVPDYTFYLIFIGPVRIKYIALFFILTDLIFIPVDGNPGGHIAHLGGAFYGIMYAWQYKKGKDLGRGFSRFMDTVFSFLASPFRRKSKVHVAYKRTGDDMEYNRRKADEQAEIDRILDKISKGGYESLTREEKEKLFRMGK
- a CDS encoding rhomboid family intramembrane serine protease, which produces MRNITPVVKNLILINVVLFIANWGAGMLYHNPDFLINLLGLHYWKSAYFKPLQLVTHMFMHGGLAHIFFNMFALWMFGPVLEQVWGGKRFFIYYMITGLGAASLHLLVNHFQIQAMVNGMDRFMAGNPTPAGFADLIQRQFPAYYTQVYDKLITYWSADPSNPVYLERARSFFNDLLTFRMDIPTVGASGAIFGVLLAFGMLFPNTQLMLLFPPIPMKAKYFVILYGVLELYLGITQPGSQVAHFAHLGGMIFGFVLIKIWKADRKTFF